From Macaca mulatta isolate MMU2019108-1 chromosome 1, T2T-MMU8v2.0, whole genome shotgun sequence, the proteins below share one genomic window:
- the SLAMF8 gene encoding SLAM family member 8 isoform X4, with protein sequence MAMRPLWSLLLWEDAVPRPVVQVFIAVGGDAQPPKTCQVFLSCWAPNISEITYSWRRETTMDFGMEPHSLFTDGQLLSVSLGPGDRGVAYACIVSNPVSWDLATVTPWDSCHHEAAPGKASYKDVLLVVVPVSLLLMLVTLFSAWHWGPCSGKKKKDVRADRVGPETENPLVQDLP encoded by the exons ATGGCCATGAGGCCCCTGTGGAGTCTGCTTCTCTGGGAAG ATGCAGTGCCCAGGCCCGTGGTACAAGTGTTCATTGCTGTAGGAGGGGATGCTCAGCCCCCCAAAACCTGCCAGGTTTTCTTGTCCTGTTGGGCCCCCAACATCAGTGAAATAACCTATAGCTGGCGACGGGAGACAACCATGGACTTTGGTATGGAACCACACAGCCTCTTCACAGACGGACAGCTGCTGAGCGTATCCCTGGGACCAGGAGACAGAGGTGTGGCCTATGCCTGCATTGTCTCCAACCCTGTCAGCTGGGACTTGGCCACAGTCACGCCCTGGGACAGCTGCCATCATGAAGCAG CACCAGGGAAGGCCTCCTACAAAGATGTGCTGCTGGTGGTGGTACCTGTCTCGCTGCTCCTGATGCTGGTTACTCTCTTCTCTGCCTGGcactggggcccctgctcag ggaaaaagaaaaaggatgtcCGTGCTGACAGGGTGGGTCCAGAGACAGAGAACCCCCTTGTGCAGGATCTGCCATAA
- the SLAMF8 gene encoding SLAM family member 8 isoform X3 codes for MAMRPLWSLLLWEEELLATFFRGSLETLYHSRFLGRAQLHSNLSLELGPLESGDSGNFSVLMVDTRGQTWTQTLQLKVYDAVPRPVVQVFIAVGGDAQPPKTCQVFLSCWAPNISEITYSWRRETTMDFGMEPHSLFTDGQLLSVSLGPGDRGVAYACIVSNPVSWDLATVTPWDSCHHEAAPGKASYKDVLLVVVPVSLLLMLVTLFSAWHWGPCSGKKKKDVRADRVGPETENPLVQDLP; via the exons ATGGCCATGAGGCCCCTGTGGAGTCTGCTTCTCTGGGAAG AGGAGCTCCTGGCCACATTTTTTCGAGGCTCCCTGGAGACTCTGTACCACTCCCGCTTCCTGGGCCGAGCCCAGCTACACAGCAACCTCAGCCTGGAGCTTGGGCCACTGGAGTCTGGAGACAGCGGCAACTTCTCCGTGTTGATGGTAGACACAAGGGGCCAGACCTGGACCCAGACCCTCCAGCTAAAAGTGTACG ATGCAGTGCCCAGGCCCGTGGTACAAGTGTTCATTGCTGTAGGAGGGGATGCTCAGCCCCCCAAAACCTGCCAGGTTTTCTTGTCCTGTTGGGCCCCCAACATCAGTGAAATAACCTATAGCTGGCGACGGGAGACAACCATGGACTTTGGTATGGAACCACACAGCCTCTTCACAGACGGACAGCTGCTGAGCGTATCCCTGGGACCAGGAGACAGAGGTGTGGCCTATGCCTGCATTGTCTCCAACCCTGTCAGCTGGGACTTGGCCACAGTCACGCCCTGGGACAGCTGCCATCATGAAGCAG CACCAGGGAAGGCCTCCTACAAAGATGTGCTGCTGGTGGTGGTACCTGTCTCGCTGCTCCTGATGCTGGTTACTCTCTTCTCTGCCTGGcactggggcccctgctcag ggaaaaagaaaaaggatgtcCGTGCTGACAGGGTGGGTCCAGAGACAGAGAACCCCCTTGTGCAGGATCTGCCATAA
- the SLAMF8 gene encoding SLAM family member 8 isoform X1, giving the protein MAMRPLWSLLLWEALLPITVTGAQVLSKVGGSVLLVAAHPPGFQVREAIWRSLWPSEELLATFFRGSLETLYHSRFLGRAQLHSNLSLELGPLESGDSGNFSVLMVDTRGQTWTQTLQLKVYDAVPRPVVQVFIAVGGDAQPPKTCQVFLSCWAPNISEITYSWRRETTMDFGMEPHSLFTDGQLLSVSLGPGDRGVAYACIVSNPVSWDLATVTPWDSCHHEAAPGKASYKDVLLVVVPVSLLLMLVTLFSAWHWGPCSGKKKKDVRADRVGPETENPLVQDLP; this is encoded by the exons ATGGCCATGAGGCCCCTGTGGAGTCTGCTTCTCTGGGAAG CCCTACTTCCCATTACAGTTACTGGTGCCCAAGTGCTGAGCAAAGTCGGGGGCTCGGTGCTGCTGGTGGCAGCACACCCTCCCGGCTTCCAAGTCCGTGAGGCTATCTGGCGATCTCTCTGGCCTTCAGAGGAGCTCCTGGCCACATTTTTTCGAGGCTCCCTGGAGACTCTGTACCACTCCCGCTTCCTGGGCCGAGCCCAGCTACACAGCAACCTCAGCCTGGAGCTTGGGCCACTGGAGTCTGGAGACAGCGGCAACTTCTCCGTGTTGATGGTAGACACAAGGGGCCAGACCTGGACCCAGACCCTCCAGCTAAAAGTGTACG ATGCAGTGCCCAGGCCCGTGGTACAAGTGTTCATTGCTGTAGGAGGGGATGCTCAGCCCCCCAAAACCTGCCAGGTTTTCTTGTCCTGTTGGGCCCCCAACATCAGTGAAATAACCTATAGCTGGCGACGGGAGACAACCATGGACTTTGGTATGGAACCACACAGCCTCTTCACAGACGGACAGCTGCTGAGCGTATCCCTGGGACCAGGAGACAGAGGTGTGGCCTATGCCTGCATTGTCTCCAACCCTGTCAGCTGGGACTTGGCCACAGTCACGCCCTGGGACAGCTGCCATCATGAAGCAG CACCAGGGAAGGCCTCCTACAAAGATGTGCTGCTGGTGGTGGTACCTGTCTCGCTGCTCCTGATGCTGGTTACTCTCTTCTCTGCCTGGcactggggcccctgctcag ggaaaaagaaaaaggatgtcCGTGCTGACAGGGTGGGTCCAGAGACAGAGAACCCCCTTGTGCAGGATCTGCCATAA
- the SLAMF8 gene encoding SLAM family member 8 isoform X2 gives MAMRPLWSLLLWEVTGAQVLSKVGGSVLLVAAHPPGFQVREAIWRSLWPSEELLATFFRGSLETLYHSRFLGRAQLHSNLSLELGPLESGDSGNFSVLMVDTRGQTWTQTLQLKVYDAVPRPVVQVFIAVGGDAQPPKTCQVFLSCWAPNISEITYSWRRETTMDFGMEPHSLFTDGQLLSVSLGPGDRGVAYACIVSNPVSWDLATVTPWDSCHHEAAPGKASYKDVLLVVVPVSLLLMLVTLFSAWHWGPCSGKKKKDVRADRVGPETENPLVQDLP, from the exons ATGGCCATGAGGCCCCTGTGGAGTCTGCTTCTCTGGGAAG TTACTGGTGCCCAAGTGCTGAGCAAAGTCGGGGGCTCGGTGCTGCTGGTGGCAGCACACCCTCCCGGCTTCCAAGTCCGTGAGGCTATCTGGCGATCTCTCTGGCCTTCAGAGGAGCTCCTGGCCACATTTTTTCGAGGCTCCCTGGAGACTCTGTACCACTCCCGCTTCCTGGGCCGAGCCCAGCTACACAGCAACCTCAGCCTGGAGCTTGGGCCACTGGAGTCTGGAGACAGCGGCAACTTCTCCGTGTTGATGGTAGACACAAGGGGCCAGACCTGGACCCAGACCCTCCAGCTAAAAGTGTACG ATGCAGTGCCCAGGCCCGTGGTACAAGTGTTCATTGCTGTAGGAGGGGATGCTCAGCCCCCCAAAACCTGCCAGGTTTTCTTGTCCTGTTGGGCCCCCAACATCAGTGAAATAACCTATAGCTGGCGACGGGAGACAACCATGGACTTTGGTATGGAACCACACAGCCTCTTCACAGACGGACAGCTGCTGAGCGTATCCCTGGGACCAGGAGACAGAGGTGTGGCCTATGCCTGCATTGTCTCCAACCCTGTCAGCTGGGACTTGGCCACAGTCACGCCCTGGGACAGCTGCCATCATGAAGCAG CACCAGGGAAGGCCTCCTACAAAGATGTGCTGCTGGTGGTGGTACCTGTCTCGCTGCTCCTGATGCTGGTTACTCTCTTCTCTGCCTGGcactggggcccctgctcag ggaaaaagaaaaaggatgtcCGTGCTGACAGGGTGGGTCCAGAGACAGAGAACCCCCTTGTGCAGGATCTGCCATAA